In a single window of the Lates calcarifer isolate ASB-BC8 linkage group LG1, TLL_Latcal_v3, whole genome shotgun sequence genome:
- the LOC108902477 gene encoding cytochrome c oxidase copper chaperone, giving the protein MRLYKTRTRGLVLVRFEGETFASLPPCNLKMSTLSAASVESAPAPVTESTEQKKPLKPCCACPETKKVRDACIIEKGEENCTDLIEAHKDCMRALGFKI; this is encoded by the exons ATGAGATTGTATAAAACGCGAACACGTGGGCTTGTACTCGTCCGTTTTGAAGGTGAAACGTTTGCCAGCCTGCCTCCTTGCAA CCTGAAGATGTCGACTCTGTCTGCTGCCAGCGTGGAGTCTGCTCCTGCTCCCGTGACAGAGAGCACTGAGCAGAAGAAGCCTCTGAAACCATGCTGTGCTTGTCcagaaacaaagaaagtcaGAGATGCCTG cATCATtgaaaagggagaggaaaacTGCACAGACCTGATTGAGGCACATAAAGACTGTATGAGGGCGCTTGGCTTCAAGATTTAA
- the popdc2 gene encoding popeye domain-containing 2 isoform X1, whose protein sequence is MSTDNSTLLDNLVFAPLCDGWSNNTEGAIYHLGNTILFLGYMGGSGAYGCLFIFGFLTPAFLCLTVWGWITMCGLDVFTWNLLLLLVCFAQICHLLFRLHQEGIRSEELTSLYQAVYLPLGVPVQVFKEIASAFENKVVELKAGETYAVEGKTPIDQLSFLLSGRISVSLEGQFLHYIHRHQFLDSPEWESIRPNEEGRFQVTLTAEEDSHYISWRRRRLYMLISKERYIARLFSVMLGYDIAEKLYNLNNKLYIKSGVLLDIRLPSLYHVLAPSSHGSEGGSCSDGGITRDQQTEQQDEDQAPAYETSDPAQSQPPQPHLHGPRKTHLDEPQAPRHDRYQHPWASDPELPSGEDSTSLVLEDFADVAGSLMDYGSERDYLR, encoded by the exons ATGAGTACAGACAACTCGACTCTGTTGGACAACTTGGTCTTTGCCCCTCTGTGCGATGGCTGGAGCAACAACACAGAGGGAGCCATATACCATTTGGGTAACACCATCCTGTTCCTGGGCTACATGGGAGGCAGCGGGGCCTACGGGTGCCTCTTCATCTTTGGCTTCCTGACTCCGGCCTTCTTGTGCTTGACCGTGTGGGGGTGGATAACGATGTGCGGCCTGGACGTCTTCACCTGGAACCTGCTTCTGCTGCTGGTCTGCTTCGCTCAAATCTGCCACCTCCTTTTCCGGCTGCACCAGGAGGGCATACGCAGTGAGGAGTTGACCTCCCTCTACCAGGCGGTCTACCTGCCACTGGGCGTGCCCGTCCAGGTGTTCAAGGAGATAGCAAGTGCTTTTGAGAATAAGGTGGTGGAGCTGAAGGCAGGGGAAACATATGCTGTGGAGGGCAAGACGCCCATTGACCAGCTCTCCTTCCTGCTCTCTGGGAG GATCAGTGTATCTTTGGAGGGACAGTTCCTGCATTACATCCACCGCCACCAGTTCCTCGACTCTCCAGAGTGGGAGTCTATCAGACCAAATGAGGAGGGAAGGTTCCAG GTGACACTCACAGCCGAGGAGGACTCCCATTACATCTCATGGCGTCGCCGCCGCCTTTATATGCTGATATCAAAGGAACGCTACATCGCCCGCCTCTTCTCTGTCATGCTGGGCTATGACATTGCAGAAAAGCTCTACAACCTCAACAACAAGCTCTACATTAAGAGTGGCGTTCTGCTGGACATCCGTCTGCCAAGCCTCTACCACGTGCTGGCCCCCTCATCGCATGGTAGTGAAGGCGGCAGCTGCAGTGATGGTGGCATCACCAGGGATCAACAAACGGAGCAGCAAGACGAAGACCAAGCACCAGCCTACGAGACGTCTGATCCAGCCCAGTCTCAGCCCCCCCAGCCGCACCTGCATGGACCAAGGAAGACCCACCTGGATGAACCCCAGGCCCCCCGGCATGACCGTTATCAGCACCCCTGGGCATCAGACCCGGAGCTGCCCTCTGGTGAGGACTCCACCAGCCTGGTCCTGGAGGACTTTGCTGATGTGGCGGGCTCCTTAATGGATTATGGCAGTGAGAGGGATTATTTGAGGTAG
- the popdc2 gene encoding popeye domain-containing 2 isoform X2: protein MSTDNSTLLDNLVFAPLCDGWSNNTEGAIYHLGNTILFLGYMGGSGAYGCLFIFGFLTPAFLCLTVWGWITMCGLDVFTWNLLLLLVCFAQICHLLFRLHQEGIRSEELTSLYQAVYLPLGVPVQVFKEIASAFENKVVELKAGETYAVEGKTPIDQLSFLLSGRISVSLEGQFLHYIHRHQFLDSPEWESIRPNEEGRFQVTLTAEEDSHYISWRRRRLYMLISKERYIARLFSVMLGYDIAEKLYNLNNKLYIKSGVLLDIRLPSLYHVLAPSSHGSEGGSCSDGGITRDQQTEQQDEDQAPAYETSDPAQSQPPQPHLHGPRKTHLDEPQAPRHDRYQHPWASDPELPSGGDGDRDLPASISEGQSTAGSH, encoded by the exons ATGAGTACAGACAACTCGACTCTGTTGGACAACTTGGTCTTTGCCCCTCTGTGCGATGGCTGGAGCAACAACACAGAGGGAGCCATATACCATTTGGGTAACACCATCCTGTTCCTGGGCTACATGGGAGGCAGCGGGGCCTACGGGTGCCTCTTCATCTTTGGCTTCCTGACTCCGGCCTTCTTGTGCTTGACCGTGTGGGGGTGGATAACGATGTGCGGCCTGGACGTCTTCACCTGGAACCTGCTTCTGCTGCTGGTCTGCTTCGCTCAAATCTGCCACCTCCTTTTCCGGCTGCACCAGGAGGGCATACGCAGTGAGGAGTTGACCTCCCTCTACCAGGCGGTCTACCTGCCACTGGGCGTGCCCGTCCAGGTGTTCAAGGAGATAGCAAGTGCTTTTGAGAATAAGGTGGTGGAGCTGAAGGCAGGGGAAACATATGCTGTGGAGGGCAAGACGCCCATTGACCAGCTCTCCTTCCTGCTCTCTGGGAG GATCAGTGTATCTTTGGAGGGACAGTTCCTGCATTACATCCACCGCCACCAGTTCCTCGACTCTCCAGAGTGGGAGTCTATCAGACCAAATGAGGAGGGAAGGTTCCAG GTGACACTCACAGCCGAGGAGGACTCCCATTACATCTCATGGCGTCGCCGCCGCCTTTATATGCTGATATCAAAGGAACGCTACATCGCCCGCCTCTTCTCTGTCATGCTGGGCTATGACATTGCAGAAAAGCTCTACAACCTCAACAACAAGCTCTACATTAAGAGTGGCGTTCTGCTGGACATCCGTCTGCCAAGCCTCTACCACGTGCTGGCCCCCTCATCGCATGGTAGTGAAGGCGGCAGCTGCAGTGATGGTGGCATCACCAGGGATCAACAAACGGAGCAGCAAGACGAAGACCAAGCACCAGCCTACGAGACGTCTGATCCAGCCCAGTCTCAGCCCCCCCAGCCGCACCTGCATGGACCAAGGAAGACCCACCTGGATGAACCCCAGGCCCCCCGGCATGACCGTTATCAGCACCCCTGGGCATCAGACCCGGAGCTGCCCTCTG GAGGTGATGGTGACAGGGATCTACCAGCCTCGATTTCAGAGGGGCAGAGCACCGCTGGCTCCCACTGA